In Colletotrichum destructivum chromosome 8, complete sequence, the following proteins share a genomic window:
- a CDS encoding Putative SWR1-complex protein, producing MERKRKLPARASARVEHVAKKRTVTPPEPRSVTPVPVPVEEPPPPPSLPKSLQPGKPLPTVEDHQPDDLTTREYQSFQESGVLAESLSRSRHKWMAEGLFEKYWTKPARKKNATEDPKNPSKDTMSKIGQVTITIEPHVFEATMWAIKDLKPPAPTTQATFRPILQYGPPNGVMPPPPTPVSTNPGPSSVANDSKSTPPAPSPAPPSPAPQPLQTRPPSATTNELPKAMPSPRTHDPLQPASATPPPPRPVAPSLQAAAAAAPHVPAPVAAPGTPSYPGVPPAAASSAPNSRPSSSTPQPGAGAVKPAPVGKPQGTDPIIMTLAEKASEDPHLRDLMKRVAAGEAKPDELSNFQKIIDQITAEYKRKGGQQGPSADRLLVDGRTVKYFADEVRTILDIVLATNPRQKSSELLPPRGSDPLVVALVRAALDDAKVRAMIRRIADNQPGFTDATDLKAALDKLHKDLRGTQTTPQPQTPTPQASVNGVPNGQVAKSAAPAPAASPAPNAAPVSGQQQQHPPQQALRSKGPPPPTRPDISGVCLDFAGGNGDRYLFPKYSILEYLPGGQQVVASFLIVRKGSQLEYGGDAKLDYYQPVTIRIYAHSGRHLEYLQRVVAPPDEVRRYMDDVMDNMTRAEYVLLAMRLPRGEREPDSEQNDKETVGAGNQTSRPESSAPEHPAPKQQSVLWGPITSRFVRRFNKQCFEEWKRSEKANDKRARDIFQEACEAVGRDPLDKDIEYEKMIELLAAKDAESSS from the exons atggaaaggaaaaggaaacTGCCCGCGAGGGCTTCGGCGCGTGTCGAACACGTTGCAAAGAAGCGCACTGTCACCCCTCCCGAGCCTCGATCCGTCACCCCAGTTCCCGTTCCCGTCGAGGagcccccgccgcccccttcgCTGCCTAAGTCTCTCCAGCCTGGCAAGCCGCTGCCGACCGTTGAGGACCATCAGCCCGACGACCTCACTACAAGGGAGTACCAGTCGTTCCAAGAGAG TGGCGTTCTGGCCGAGTCGCTGAGTCGGTCGCGACACAAATGGATGGCCGAGGGTCTCTTTGAAAAGTACTGGACCAAGCCTGCGCGGAAGAAAAACGCAACCGAGGACCCTAAGAACCCGTCCAAGGACACCATGAGCAAGATCGGCCAGGTCACAATCACGATTGAGCCCCATGTCTTCGAGGCGACCATGTGGGCGATCAAGGACCTCAAGCCACCTGCTCCAACCACCCAGGCTACCTTTCGGCCCATCCTGCAGTATGGCCCTCCCAATGGGGTCAtgcctcctccgccgacgCCCGTGTCAACGAATCCGGGCCCCTCTTCAGTCGCGAATGATTCAAAGTCGACACCCCCGGCACCGAgtccagctccgccatcTCCTGCACCTCAGCCGCTGCAAACGAgaccgccctcggcgaccaCGAACGAGCTACCAAAGGCGATGCCCTCACCTCGAACTCACGATCCCCTGCAACCTGCCAGCGCGACACCACCTCCGCCGAGGCCAGTCGCTCCTTCATTACAggcagccgcagccgcagcccCGCACGTGCCTGCCCCCGTTGCTGCCCCGGGGACGCCCTCGTATCCCGGCGTCCCGCCTGCTGCGGCATCTTCGGCCCCTAATTCTCGTCCATCAAGCTCAACGCCCCAACCAGGGGCAGGGGCCGTGAAACCCGCGCCCGTTGGAAAGCCCCAGGGTACCGATCCCATCATCATGACTCTGGCAGAGAAGGCCTCTGAGGACCCTCATTTGCGAGACTTGATGAAACGTGTGGCAGCTGGTGAGGCGAAGCCTGACGAGCTGAGCAACTTCCAAAAGATCATCGACCAGATTACAGCAGAGTACAAGAGGAAAGGCGGCCAGCAAGGCCCTTCGGCAGACAGGCTATTGGTCGATGGGCGGACAGTCAAGTACTTCGCTGATGAGGTACGTACCATTCTGGATATTGTGCTCGCCACAAATCCACGGCAAAAGTCGAGCGAGCTGCTGCCCCCGCGTGGGAGCGACCCTCTGGTTGTCGCACTGGTGAGGGCGGCGCTCGATGATGCCAAGGTGCGGGCTATGATCCGAAGGATTGCCGACAACCAGCCGGGGTTCACGGACGCGACCGACCTCAAGGCAGCTCTTGACAAGTTGCACAAGGACCTCAGAGGCACGCAAACCACCCCTCAGCCtcagacgccgacgccgcaaGCTTCTGTCAATGGTGTTCCGAACGGCCAAGTTGCCAAGTCAGCAGCCCCAGCACCAGCGGCTTCCCCGGCTCCAAATGCTGCGCCAGTTTCcggccagcaacagcagcacccCCCTCAGCAAGCGTTACGGTCCAAAGGccccccgccgcccaccAGACCCGACATATCAGGCGTCTGTCTCGATTTTGCGGGTGGGAACGGCGACCGTTACCTGTTTCCCAAGTACAGCATCCTGGAGTACCTTCCCGGCGGGCAGCAAGTCGTTGCGTCATTTCTCATCGTTCGCAAGGGCAGCCAGCTGGAATATGGCGGCGATGCGAAGCTCGATTACTACCAACCAGTCACCATCCGGATATACGCCCACTCCGGTCGCCACCTCGAGTACCTCCAGAGGGTTGTGGCGCCCCCGGACGAGGTCAGGAGGTACATGGACGACGTGATGGACAACATGACGAGGGCCGAGTATGTTCTCCTCGCCATGCGTCTACCCCGAGGCGAGCGAGAACCCGACAGCGAACAAAATGACAAGGAAACCGTCGGCGCAGGCAACCAAACCTCGAGGCCGGAGTCTTCGGCGCCTGAACACCCGGCCCCCAAACAGCAGTCCGTGCTATGGGGCCCAATCACGTCCAGATTCGTCCGGCGATTCAACAAGCAGTGCTTTGAAGAGTGGAAGAGGAGCGAGAAGGCCAACGACAAGAGGGCCCGAGACATCTTCCAGGAGGCCTGCGAGGCCGTGGGTCGCGACCCCCTGGACAAGGACATAGAATATGAGAAGATGATTGAGCTCCTGGCAGCTAAGGACGCCGAGTCATCATCTTGA
- a CDS encoding Putative alpha/beta hydrolase-1, which translates to MTVPLSPMLRTAVWVVAAPLGLYFTFLALGATPFFQRHFLYAHKINTLWWRDVNEPERWGFAKGQVTPFSLDTPDGVSLYAWHIMPLPEYLKQEERFSVQKSGFCHDFTQTESFRALKEDPEARVVLYYVLHLDADCSGPVILTHSSTSQNAGDVAQNHRPGSYHVITDTSSYHVLTIDYRGFGHSTGIPSEDGLIQDAATLIDWVINSAGVSSDRIVLLGQSLGTAVASGVAELYASQGIEFGGVILVAGFSNLPKMLSGYRIGGLFPVLGPLKVWPGFLEYMETFIYDKWPSADRLESLVKLTKRRLRLTLISATDDADIPWTESSKLFRSAANATVPGGLDDHSFEAWKEVRTIHKGDNAFLTTWNAEPNVVIRQEKFPYGGHNDIMGYAPVILAVMRSFDLGGTAYDTASSDNGRTL; encoded by the exons ATGACCgtgccgctgtcgccgatGCTGCGGACCGCCGTCTGGGTCGTTGCGGCCCCCCTGGGTCTCTACTTTACTtttctcgccctcggcgcaaCGCCTTTCTTCCAACGACA CTTTCTGTATGCACACAAGATCAACACCCTCTGGTGGCGCGACGTCAACGAGCCCGAGAGATGGGGTTTTGCAA AGGGCCAAGTCACGCCTTTCTCGCTCGACACCCCTGACGGCGTCAGCCTGTACGCCTGGCACATCATGCCCCTGCCCGAGTACCTGAAGCAGGAAGAAAGATTCTCGGTGCAGAAGTCCGGCTTCTGTCATGACTTCACCCAGACCGAGTCCTTCAGGGCCCTGAAAGAGGACCCCGAGGCTCGTGTCGTCTTGTACT ACGTGCTTCACCTTGATGCGGACTGCAGTGGCCCCGTAATACTGACTCACTCATCCACCTCCCAGAACGCGGGAGATGTTGCCCAGAACCATCGGCCAGGCAGCTACCACGTCATCACAGACACCTCGTCGTACCATGTCCTGACCATCGACTACCGAGGGTTCGGCCACTCGACCGGTATCCCGTCCGAGGACGGCCTCATCCAGGACGCCGCCACCCTTATCGACTGGGTCATCAACTCGGCCGGCGTGTCTTCGGACCGCATCGTCCTCCTGGGACAGAGCCTCGGCACAGCCGTGGCgagcggcgtcgccgagctgtACGCGTCGCAAGGCATCGagttcggcggcgtcatcctTGTCGCCGGCTTCAGCAATCTGCCCAAGATGCTGAGCGGCTACCGCATCGGCGGCCTCTTCCCCGTCCTGGGGCCCCTTAAAGTCTGGCCCGGCTTCCTCGAGTACATGGAGACCTTCATCTACGACAAGTGGCCCTcggccgaccgcctcgagaGCCTGGTCAAGCTGACCAAGAGGCGCCTCCGGCTGACGCTGATCTCGGCCacggacgacgccgacatcccCTGGACTGAGAGCAGCAAGCTGTTTCGCTCGGCCGCCAACGCGACCGTCCCGGGCGGGCTCGATGACCACTCCTTCGAGGCGTGGAAGGAGGTGCGCACGATCCACAAGGGCGACAACGCCTTTTTGACGACGTGGAATGCGGAGCCGAACGTCGTCATCCGCCAGGAGAAGTTCCCTTACGGAG GACACAACGACATCATGGGATACGCCCCCGTAATCCTGGCCGTTATGCGCTCATTTGATTTAGGAGGCACTGCGTACGATACCGCCAGTTCGGACAATGGCAGGACGTTGTAG
- a CDS encoding Putative glycylpeptide N-tetradecanoyltransferase, acyl-CoA N-acyltransferase encodes MPAEESKPLDPAVKEANDALAEATDKCKGKEPEVESDEEDGEEDVPEGAAPGASAAGAKKKKKKSKRKKVKEALTGQPSDPEQKIKEAIGGLTPQQLTELLSLNPALANELGVGSSSNKSVEETAAAMQKLDLQDIMTGLASAGKNAKDMASYKFWATQPVPKFGESEKKIEDGPIRVQTVEEVPTEPSPMVTGFEWVTMNLEDDSEMKEVYELLNGHYVEDDEAMFRFNYSPAMLRWALMAPGWRKEWHVGVRASQSRKLVAFISAIPVDLRVRKNIVTCSEVNFMVVHKKLRGKRLAPVLIKEITRRSNLRGIWQGLYTGGVVLPKPVSTCRYFHRALNWQKLYEVGFSPLPPNSKPQYQIRKYQLPDATSTKGLRELQEKDIDAARELLTKYLKRFDMAPEFSNDEFRHWFLHDKNAPGEQVIWTYVVETNGKITDMFSFYCLESTVINSSKHQVVRAAYLWYYASDVAFATPFNKDALKTRLNSLIGDALVMGKKYKFDVFNGLSLLDNGLFLEQQKFGPGDGQLHYYLFNYRAAPIAGGVDRRNKLDEENLSGIGLVML; translated from the exons ATGCCTGCCGAAGAGTCTAAGcccctcgacccggccgtcaaggaggccaacGATGCCCTCGCCGAAGCCACTGACAAGtgcaagggcaaggagcccgaggtcgagtccgacgaggaggacggagaggagGATGTGCCCGAGGGGGCGGCACCCGgcgcgtccgccgccggcgcaaagaagaagaagaagaagtccaAGAGAAAGAAGGTTAAGGAAGCCCTCACCGGCCAGCCCAGCGACCCAGAGCAGAAGATCAAGGAAGCCATCGGTGGCCTGACGCCCCAACAGCTCACCGAGCTGCTTTCCCTGAACCCGGCCCTTGCGAACGAACTCGGTGTCGGCAGCTCTAGCAACAAATcggtcgaggagacggccgcggccatgCAGAAGCTCGACCTGCAGGACATCATGACCGGCCTTGCGTCGGCCGGCAAGAACGCCAAGGACATGGCGAGCTACAAGTTCTGGGCGACGCAACCCGTGCCCAAGTTTGGCGagtcggagaagaagatcgaGGACGGCCCGATCCGTGTCCagacggtcgaggaggtgccgacggagccgtcgccgatggTGACCGGCTTCGAGTGGGTCACGATGaacctcgaggacgacagcGAGATGAAGGAGGTCTACGAGCTGCTGAACGGACActacgtcgaggacgacgaggccatgttCCGCTTCAACTACTCGCCGGCCATGCTCCGATG GGCACTCATGGCTCCCGGCTGGCGCAAGGAGTGGCACGTCGGCGTGCGCGCGTCGCAGTCCAGGAAGCTCGTCgccttcatctcggccatcccCGTCGACCTGCGCGTGCGCAAGAACATCGTCACCTGCTCCGAGGTCAACTTTATGGTCGTCCACAAGAAGCTGCGCGGCAAGCGCCTCGCGCCCGTGCTCATCAAGGAGATCACGCGCCGCAGCAACCTGCGCGGCATCTGGCAGGGCCTCTACACGGGCGGTGTCGTGCTGCCCAAGCCCGTCAGCACGTGCCGCTACTTCCACCGCGCCCTTAACTGGCAGAAGCTGTATGAGGTCGGCTTcagcccgctgccgcccaacAGCAAGCCGCAATACCAGATCCGCAAGTACCAGCTGCCGGACGCCACGTCGACCAAGGGCCTGCGCGAGCTCCAAGAGAAGGACAttgacgccgcccgcgagcTGCTGACAAAGTACCTGAAGCGCTTCGACATGGCACCCGAGTTCTCCAATGACGAGTTCAGGCATTGGTTCCTTCACGACAAGAACGCGCCTGGCGAGCAGGTTATCTGGACTTATGTTGTCGAG ACCAACGGCAAGATCACCGACATGTTCTCCTTCTACTGCCTCGAGTCGACTGTCATCAACAGTTCCAAGCACCAGGTCGTGCGCGCCGCCTACCTCTGGTACTACGCCTCGGACGTCGCTTTCGCCACGCCCTTTAACAAGGACGCGCTCAAGACGCGGCTGAACTCGCTGATCGGCGACGCCTTGGTCATGGGCAAGAAGTACAAGTTTGACGTGTTCAACGGCCTGTCGCTGCTCGACAACGGCCTGTTCCTGGAGCAGCAGAAGTTCGGCCCGGGCGACGGCCAGCTGCACTACTACCTGTTCAACTACCGCGCGGCCCCGATCGCGGGCGGTGTCGACAGGCGGaacaagctcgacgaggagaacctGAGCGGGATCGGTTTGGTCATGTTGTAA
- a CDS encoding Putative alpha/beta hydrolase-1, whose protein sequence is MATKTPVFPSAEETMKHPSYPSVIWNLEPDRKGKCPVAQGRGGPLNIAWEIHGHGPSKIIFIMGLAGLKTSWQRQTKHFGHDNAARYSVLILDNRGMGESDVPYVRYTTSAMALDALDVLTHVGWSAPRSVHLFGISMGGMIAQELAFAAPSLFASLTLLCTAPWIENTKPLLENLRERASMLIPKTADRSIADTSLKLFPADWLVMPDEAAELPNDATPRCGPADGGEGYGRFDSNFQRFQAQELVKRSTPGLFSIRGFLQQLVAAGWHHKSPAQLRQLADAVGRDRIAVLHGTDDNMIDVHHGRLLAKHLEPGVVEFIDGMGHAPIMDRVPWMNRWLADRIATVESWNP, encoded by the exons ATGGCGACAAA AACACCAGTCTTCCCGTCGGCGGAAGAGACCATGAAGCACCCCTCCTATCCCTCGGTGATATGGAACCTAGAGCCCGACCGCAAGGGGAAGTGTCCCGTCGCCCAAGGCCGCGGCGGACCTTTGAACATCGCCTGGGAAATTCACGGCCACGGGCCCTCGAAGATCATT TTCATAATGGGCCTCGCAGGTCTCAAGACCTCGTGGCAGCGCCAGACTAAACACTTCGGCCATGATAACGCCGCGCGCTACTCggtcctcatcctcgacaacCGAGGCATGGGCGAATCCGATGTCCCCTACGTCCGCTACACGACCTCCGCCATGGCCCTCGATGCCCTGGACGTCCTCACCCACGTCGGCTGGTCCGCCCCGCGCAGCGTCCACCTCTTCGGCATctccatgggcggcatgaTCGCCCAAGagctcgccttcgccgccccgtccctcttcgcctcccTGACCCTCCTCTGCACCGCCCCCTGGATCGAGAACACCAAACCCCTGCTGGAAAACCTGCGCGAGCGCGCCTCCATGCTGATCCCCAAGACCGCCGACCGCAGCATAGCCGACACGTCCCTCAAGCTCTTCCCCGCCGACTGGCTCGTCATgcccgacgaggccgccgagctgccCAACGACGCGACCCCGCGCTGCGGcccggccgacggcggcgagggctACGGCCGCTTCGACAGCAACTTCCAGCGCTTCCAGGCTCAGGAGCTCGTGAAGCGCTCCACGCCGGGCCTGTTCAGCATCCGCGGCttcctgcagcagctcgtcgccgccgggtGGCACCACAAGTCGCCCGCCCAGCTGCGCCAGCtcgccgatgccgtcggcCGGGACCGTATTGCCGTCCTCCACGGCACGGACGACAACATGATTGACGTTCACCACGGCCGCCTGCTCGCGAAGCACCTCGAACCGGGTGTTGTTGAGTTCATCGACGGCATGGGCCACGCGCCCATCATGGACAGGGTGCCGTGGATGAACCGGTGGCTAGCAGATCGCATCGCTACCGTAGAAAGTTGGAATCCGTAG